In one window of Skermanella rosea DNA:
- a CDS encoding SGNH/GDSL hydrolase family protein, with protein sequence MAQGLKPSSTWKGDRPMGHLVLLGDSVFDNAAYVGGGPDVVAQLRDRLPAGWRATLRAVDGSLIGGVERQLDRLPADATHLVVSTGGNDALGYASVLEAGARSVAEAVDRLATIRERFGRDYEAMLDRVLERGLPTSVCTIYDTRIPEPRRRLVVAALCLLNDRITRAAFARGLPLVDLRLVCDRDEDYANPIEPSVRGGEKIAAAIAGLAVGPMSGEPGGGGERSVVAAR encoded by the coding sequence TTGGCCCAGGGGCTGAAGCCGTCATCGACCTGGAAGGGGGACAGGCCCATGGGCCATCTGGTGCTGCTCGGAGATTCCGTGTTCGACAATGCCGCCTATGTCGGGGGCGGCCCCGACGTGGTGGCGCAGCTGCGCGACCGTCTGCCGGCCGGGTGGCGGGCGACGCTGCGGGCGGTGGACGGCAGCCTGATCGGCGGCGTGGAACGGCAGCTCGACCGGCTTCCGGCGGATGCGACGCACCTGGTCGTCAGCACGGGCGGCAACGACGCGCTGGGCTACGCGAGCGTCCTGGAAGCCGGGGCGCGGTCGGTGGCGGAGGCGGTGGACAGGCTCGCCACCATCCGGGAACGGTTCGGCCGGGATTACGAAGCCATGCTCGACCGGGTGCTGGAGCGGGGCCTTCCCACTTCCGTCTGCACGATCTACGACACCCGGATACCGGAGCCCCGCCGGCGCCTGGTGGTGGCGGCGCTGTGCCTGCTGAACGACCGCATCACCCGCGCCGCCTTCGCCCGCGGGCTGCCGCTGGTGGACCTGCGCCTCGTCTGCGACCGGGACGAGGACTATGCCAATCCCATCGAACCGTCGGTGCGCGGCGGAGAGAAGATCGCTGCGGCGATCGCCGGTCTGGCGGTCGGGCCGATGTCGGGGGAGCCGGGCGGCGGTGGGGAGCGGTCAGTGGTGGCGGCGCGGTGA